Genomic window (Argopecten irradians isolate NY chromosome 2, Ai_NY, whole genome shotgun sequence):
AGCTTCGCTCTTATGAACAGTTTTGCGTGTGATAAGTCTGCCAATACTCAAATAACTAGTCAGGATTATATCTACACtgtgatttttaatatttaatatatttacatttatttttgtgcGACTCTTAAACATTCTAATTATTACATTTGCATACTTGAAAATCACATTTATAAAAAGTACTTTCATGTACGCAAATGAACAGCTTTTGTTCTATTTGGGTGTGGCAAAATTTTACAGGTTCCCAATATTGTAGATCTTTAGATCTTTGCACATGAACTTGTACAACATTCTTCAGACAACAATTTAGTCTTTCAGACAAGTCAATAGCACAGAGGCCAAAAAAGTTATTAATATCTTTTCTTTTGATTCTCACACCTAAAATGCTACAACCTgcatgtacataaaacataaatataatggATTTAGCcttgtgtttatgtttgtatGCATCATGTTTTCATTCTTGTCAATTTTTTTATACCTCTCgccccattttttttttttttttgaaaatgaaaattaaaaaaaaaaaaaaaaaaaaccctctCGTCCCACTTTTTTCCCCCAAAATCCTGaagaacttttttttcaaattggttTGGCCTAAAGCATCTAAGccaattttattttgtcttttcttTACATTTCTTGAAGAAGCTAATACATGGaatataattcatatataattcatacaCTGGAAATCATTGAAACTGCAGTTTCACCATACTAGGTGAAACAACAACAGCAATACCCTTATATTATTCACCAATCTGTTGAAGATATATATCCTAATTCTCACCTTGTTTGATAGAAAATCTGACAACTTTGCATTAGGGGTTACATTCTAATGACCTTTCAAgttgaccaatcaaattactaTACCTAAATTTCATGACAGTAAATTTCTGGAgacaaaacattttaatcaaaataattgagaaatttatatatatatgctaagTAGTAATATTGTAGTTACCTTCCTTCTGGCCCACATCGCCTGGACAGCACTCCTTTGACCTGGACTCGGCACCACTTGCGGTCCGACACTCGCCTCCCAATACAAATTTCACCCTTAAATCAACAATAGCTTATTAAACACAACTGACAGTATAACACCCAATTCATGGTACAAATTTCATTCTTAAATTAAAAGTCGTTtacaacaatatttttaaaacagcatataaaaataattattggtAACTAAATTATAACAGAtcatttaaattgatttctAAAGTTCTGAATAACTTCAGAAGTATTATAAAACGTAATATACAAACTTAAGGGTTCTAAGTCCAAGCATAAAATAAGAAAAGTcatttattttgacaaacaaGGTAGTTGGTCCTTAAGTTAATCAATAGGCCACTATAGTCTGGATACCTGCCCCCTTTCCATTCTCCACCCCcaaaagaatttaaaataatagaATTTTGATAAAGACAGCACTAAAACAAAGTGAGACTCAATGACTTGACAATGCAAAACTCCCTATCTTAACCAATTCAAATGtgtcatttaaatataataaaatatctatTCATGTTTCCTGGAAACAATTTGTCAATAACATATAATGTTGTTATAGATAAATGAtttgaaatgtttaaatttaGTTGTATCTTTAATTTGGTTATCTGGATCTTACTAGGTGATTGCTGTATGAAATACGGATGATGAAATTAACCTACCTCATTGGGTATGTAACTTGGCAGATAAAGACTTTCGGTGttgaaaaaatcattgatagatTTTTCAAGTTGTTGGAAGGCCAAATCTTCAGACGATTCTCTCGAGTCTTTCACAACCTTTGCATAAAATAATGCAGGAGATTTCACCTTTGTGATTTCAATGTCTACCAAACTCATGGCTTCTTCGTAGGATTACTCTTCGTGTAACCGCACTAGTTGTCAACCAAAGCAATACATCATCTGAAATAAAACCATGTAAAGAAATATAAGACACTTATTCATATACATGAATGACAAAGACATATCACAATATTGGCTTCAACTCAATCAAGACATTACATAGAAACAAATTTTTATTCTAAGTTACAGTTACCTTGACTTTCGGCctgaaaaaacaaaatatagtaTATACCCAAGGCCAAGTATATGCAAATAATCAATTATTGAttataagtaaaaataaattgaagattTCAAACATCCTGTTTGTAGTTTATAATTGGTGGATGTATCGACCGAGGCATATTTGATGGAAACCAAAGTAATTTAACAGCCTTTCATTGACAATGAAGGAATACAAATATGGCAAAGGATGGATGGATCATCAACACCAAAGATGCCATAAACTTGTTGCTATTTATAGGTCAACTTTTATTAGAACTATCatgttaatattataataatatataaaataaaaaataaactttatctattttacatcgattacaaaacaagttatacaacttatgcaaatcattCTCGCTGGCCTGGATGTAAGCGCGCaagggatcttagtgtgggaggaaactgGAGTGCCCGTAGAAAAACCATGTggtcgggcaggtgaccccccAACCTTTTCACGTTCCTGCCAGGGATcaaaccccggccggctaggtgaaaggccaGTGACTTAACCACtacaattataattaaaagTGCAATCATTTGGCATAAACAAAGCCTGCCATATCTGAGCTTAAATCATATAGCATTGagatatatttttcaatttaaaaaattcattaagatcggtttaaatttactcaagttattgcGTTTACAAGGTCCAATAACAAGTATAAGTGCAAAAGCAATAACTCAGTAAATGACAGTCAAATCAtactgattttcgaactcgtccgagatctttccaatgttagtctacatacaaattAAGTTTCATTAATCTCGGTTTACTGAAGTcatcgcgttcacaaggaaatgttaacgggCGACGCATAGACGctgacggacaaaagactatcgcaatagagGTGAactaaaaatatgattgtccttctcTAATGATATGTTTCACCCCAACTATATATGTAATCCACTTAaaggttaaggaggagtaggattttaaatatgctccaTCGCCTCTGTCGACAGAGCATAcacaatactcatcatttttacaataattggtgtttaatcgtgtatatatatatgtctacttacacaaaaaataatttaatttggttttggtgcatgcgcaataaaTATAAGAACTTCATTCCATTTAGGACACAGTGCAAgggaattttttcaggattcaattaattatttttaaaattttatattgaagtaaaattagaagctcaaacttttcaatggtggtaatggtgtaaccaaagtaaataacttttgtaactgaagaaaatactaataaATATAGTCTGCTTTTAATTTtgctaaagaaaaaaaatactatttgtcagcggtgaagcatctttaaattaacatttcatcaaagttcccccttctagccccgcccctctctgtccccagggggtcggatctaactcgtttatataaaatatgattgttcttccccaataatgtttcacacaaaatatggatgttATCCACTCTGCAAGGCTtaaggagtaggcttttgtataactAGTCTTACACAAGACGACGGAtgaaacatgatgacaatacatgtaaaatgGTACCAACCATGTGCATATGAACAGCAGTCTTCAGCTGATACGTGTATTTACAAACCTGGTGTATAATTTACTAGGAAACCAAAACTAtataggggagacaactcttatgAGTTACTTTCGTATAGCAGCAGGTAATAGACACTGTAAACATGTTACGTCTGTTAAAATAAGTATGCAACTGTGCCATCAGCTTTATTTTCATGGATCTAGCCTGCACTCTAAATGCAAATGACCGATGTAGGCCTAAGCTTAACGTTACCGTAACTTAGGCCTAAGCTTGTTAcctaaattcaaatattaaaaaaaatcagcgGCAGTGAAAGTTTTTGCTTTGAACAACTCAATTATTTTGTCGAGTGTCGCAACTAATCGTTATCTTTCTTTAGTCAATAGGTATTCATTACATTAATGCAATTAAATTAAAGACAATTTAAATCGTCCAATTTTCTACAAAAGAATGGTGTTTGCGTACCGATTTTCTTCGTTTTCCCGTTTTTTTTTCTTGGCGTGGTTAAAAGTCGATGTCCTCTGCACGCTTGGAATTACCCATTCGATTAAGCGTTCCAATGACCCTACCGTGTTTATCGTGTCCACATGGTCCTTGCCCGAACGACCACGTTGAATATAAGCTTATAAGTATATGTCAAGATTACGCCTAATGATGGCGGATGGACCTGACCAGAAAACTGTACTGTCAAAAAATGTTCTTCAAATGAAGGTTTGTAATTTGTATATAGGCTTACTTTTATAAGTCGTTGTTGCAAGGCAGCAAAATTCGATCATAATGCTaacagttacatgtacattgaattTATATTGTATGATGTTGCATGTAACGTTAgaaatatgtaacaggagaggagagaTTGTAGCTgccagaccaggattcgaacccgggaccctccgaacactagtcgagtgctctaccaactgagctacctTGTCACCgctgatcgacccagtccaatcccgctacatatatgtatatataagtggCAGAGATTCAACTATCAATATATCTGATGGATGGTCTTTGACTGCACATCAGAAAATAATTTtgcacacacacatacatgtgtaACCAGTACGTGTGctaaataatataagataatatttttGCCAAAGTGGAGAAGTGGAGTGATGTGAACGATTTTATTcttaattatgataataaatagAGATTACAGGCATATAGGGATAAATCACATTTATATCGCTATTTTGATTGTCAGGATTATATAACTACTGACTAGGTACGTGATGAGCTGATGTATAGTCTTCAGGTTACTTGTACATTATGTAACTGGACGAGagtatatattaatatacacCAGTGTGCTGCCAACTGATATTGAACCCACGACCCAgacttatatatttacaattaattactgTATGGTCTACCGATTAACCTCAAGGGAAATTCCTTATGGTGCATtatttttaaagcttaaaagGTGACCATATACTtaaatttacaattaaaacctgctaaaCTAAATTACTACACCCTCCCCTTTCAAATGTGTTCACCCTTAAACAGTAACCTATCCATGTTCTGCATTATATCTCCAAGGAAGTCTGCAATACTTTTACTTGGAGTGGTTAATATGGTATTGTTTACTCAATTCAAATaggttaatacatgtattatgtacataTCATTGAGAGAAAATGAGAAGatacaattaaaacaaagtaatttgatgagtacatgtatgttttgtgaataaaaaaaatcattttaggaatacattgtatatacttaACTTTCAATCTTTTGTGAATATAATTGATATGCTCTAGCTCTCTAAGCTACCAGTTGATCAACCCAGTTCAGAACAAGTCTGGTGACACgtgtaatacatatttattctagatatataaatacattgtattacataaatTAAAAACTGCATTTACAATATAccaatatacaattattttagATACAGATAGatagttttaattgttattttgtttttattatttcagtTTATGCAACGGAGTGCCTTACGTATAGAAAAAGAACTGAATGAAGAAGAAAACAAAGATATTGATGATGAACATTGGGTATTGGATCTGCCGGCCACTCAAAAACTAGAGTTAGTGATTTTTCCACTTATAAGATTATGTTTgagtttacaaaaaaaatatatatatatatatatatattcattcttCATACAGTCATTATACAATCATGTTTATTGCTAATTTGTGTTGGGTTGAAGTAGCTCAATTTGGCACTCTTTGTATAACTAGCCTTTCTGATAAATATCCTTATTACAAATGATAATGTATACACAGTAAACTCATGTTACATCATTAGTTCAGTTAAAATACAGTAGATACcatgtatacatttatgtataagTTTCTTTTCTGATAAAGACATAATCACAAAGGACATTGTCATTCTGATCTAtgggagttacttccctttgtcaGTACTGATAGATTAGAATAGATATTGTAAAGACAGTTAAAATCACTGATAGATTAGAATAGATATTGTAAAGACAGTTAAAATCAGactaatattatattattacagcATTTCATTTGGAATACAGAGAATTTAGGCtattatttttcaacatttctttCAACCTTTATTCACTTTTCACTCATTTTcagaaataaatacattttcgAACCAAGCCTGATGAGAATTGAAAACCTCCAGTTTGGAAGGATATCATACTGCGGATTCAACCCAGAAATTGAGGTAATATCAATAGGACACAATATCCTGTCTTctcatgttacagagttatctgcccttttgggtaggtattgattgttacatcattagtTTGTGACAAAAAATCTTCCCTCCAAAATCCAacttgtccttaaatgacattggCTGTTCTTAGgacacaaacacaaataaattcCAGAAAAATATGACACAATATACCAATGAACAAATGTATTGATGtttgagattttatttttagaaattgatGAAGCGACACAACACCAAAGTAGAGCTTGATGCAGCAGAAACAAAAGAGAAGGAGTTAGGTGTTGAGGAGGAGGAGATGGCAATTAGGTATGAATCGTGTGttctttgattattttaaaatgatgtgTAAAAGATGCTCCCCTGCCAACAGATCATAAActatatttttgattttgacaataattgattgtttatttgtgtatatattatgttattatgtaattaatacaaacaaatacatataaaataatttgttttgcttttgttgccTACATGATAAGTACctcatttcacatacattttagGTCATAGTGATatggatttttttcaggatgtaATTATTTTTGCATACTTGCCAACTCTTCCTGTTTTTGAGGGAGAAACTCTGATTTTGAACCCCCCCATTTTAGGCCATTTTAGCAAGTCCaaattctttaatattcaaaatgtcaaaaatcttACTAAACCATTAGAAAGAACAGGCCAAAATGTGCAAAATTCAACctttaatttcttcatattgTATTACAATGTACTAAGTAGACTTTCTTAtcattaaaagtttaaaaattaccaacataggaatttcaaaaagttgtgattttgatacttttattccgaagtaaaataagaaactcaaacttttcattgatggtaatagtgtaaattaGTTAACGTTtgttattgaagaaaaatactaattcttctgttcctgtttttaatagataaaaattaccatttgtcgaCAGTGTATAGGTACCACATTTAACACTTGGCTAAAATGGCATTTCATGATTCTCAAATGGCTCTGcttaaataaaaaggaaaaacaaatgatgaaaatgTTAGTTGCCTTagattcattatttttctttgaatatataggtattatgtatatttcttttatagGTACCAATCATTATTTGGGACAATAGCCAAGAAATTCAGCAGCAAAAGAGATCGGGGTCAAATAGGAGAAAATTCAAATTTGGAGGAAAGCCATCAGAAATCCAAAAAACGGAAATTTCTTAAACCTGCTGATGACTGAACATTTGATGCCTTTTACTATGATTTGAATGGAACAGTATTCTGACTTTATCAACCAAAAATGTGATGATGTAGATCTTACTTTCGATCACTGATATTTATACCAGATGAGGTGGATTGATAACACAGAAGTCGTTCTTCTGTGTCCATTTCCACTTGGCGTCTTCTTTCTGAAGTACACACAATTCATTACCGTGAAAATGATCAGAAtgagaaggggagataacattATGATTGTTTTGATGATAATACAACCCACTATAATAGTTGATTATCATTAATTTGTAGTAATTACTAGAAAGAGGAGAGTTCAAAGAGTTCAATATCAATAAGTCCCCATCAAGCATTAAAATGAGGAGAAAGAAATTAACATGAAAAAGTATGTGtttgtagtacatgtatgtatcaattCATCACCTGAGAGTGTAAGAGAGTGaggaggggagataatctagtaaatcATGTGTCAATAACCATCAAAGTGTTAATGATAAGGAAAGAAAaaatcatgtatatttatagcATGACTGCATGTTGCCATTGAAGTGTATGAAGGAGAGATAACTTAGAATAATCACCTGAAAGTTtgagaaggggagataacctagtGAATTATCAGTTTGGTTTATAAAACTGGATTGAATAGTATCAAagtataatttattaatattttgatagAAATGTTGTAAGATTTGttcatatattttacagtaaattaaagaaaaaaaagttgtaaTCAAATTTCTTTATACATGGAATGGGCACTGATAATTGACAAACTTTTCACAATTTTAATACTATTTTTCTTGTCTCATTATTGGTAATTATATATGTTGGATTTTCAAATAttctatttatacatgtacatttctgTTCATGATATTATATTCCCGTTAGAATCCATTGTTATTTTATCTGTTCATGCAAttttatgtatacaatgtacatattacattcTAGATATAACAATGAAATTCCAATGTATCactgatatttatgttgtgtttggttttttttaaatcaagacTTAGGGTTTGATGCCTTTTACACTCGGCCTTTTGGGCCTTCACTGACCGATGGTCAAGTCATGACCAGCTTGTACTATTAGCTGTATCAGTGTTTCACCCATCACAGCCAAAACTACATACTCCAGGCCCTATCACAGGGATTTAGTGTACAAAATGGACCATACACcacaataaaacatgtaattCAAATCAATTTCAACAGGCACAAACACTGTAAATAGCAATCTTTGAAgagtaaaacaataattttgtaCTTTCTTAGATAGTCTGCCGGGCGTGATATTTTCTAATCAATTCAATTAAAGCACAACAAAGGACTGGGAAGAATACAGATGGAATTTGAGATGATCCCTTCAGCACTGTCTGAGAAAGAGTGATAGCAAACTGCAACTGTCAGAATACAAAAAGACGGGAGACTTTTGTTGAATGACCCTGTCTCctactaggacattgatcttATAAACAACCAATATAGAATTGATCTATACTGGTAACTGAAGGGCCGGGGAGATCATTTTGAGAAGATTCCCTTCAGTGCTTTATGAGAAATATAGACAATAAGCTTCAAATGTCAAAATACAGGATAGCTTCCTgttagtccactaaacctgcctatattattagacttttttaaaaaaaattgcctaatatatatattatattattattattatatattgtttttggaTTGGTCACTGAAACGGTAGCACATCTATAGACCCAATGGGTCAtacccatgaaatatttagaaaaaagtGATAACAAGAATTGCTAAGGAACagtcgagggatgtaaatactATAGATCAAATGTATAaagtttttctgttttaaaacaatGCAATTCACACATGTTGGCCATGATGATGGCACGAGCGGGTGCGAGTAGACAGGGGTACCTGGGGAATGTCGCATGACCGAGTAcatcaaacctgtctgtaaagaccatctaaaagaaagaaaaacttTATCTTGATACACATGTCATATTGTGTTGAAATATATCATTCGGGTCCCCAGGGAAAACCTCATTAGGCAGATGGTCGTTATAAAAAGGTGCTCACTaacacaggttttactgtacataaaCCAGGCCATCTTGTGAAAGGCCCCGATCGTCCGAGAATGTTTGCTACTAAAGCTTGAGAatagaaatatgtatatagCTATCTGACGCCTTCGAACTAATGGGCCTGTAGACACCTAGGAAGGCACATTGaactacaaaaaaatatataagatcATCGCCAT
Coding sequences:
- the LOC138316151 gene encoding M-phase phosphoprotein 6-like, with protein sequence MSRLRLMMADGPDQKTVLSKNVLQMKFMQRSALRIEKELNEEENKDIDDEHWVLDLPATQKLENKYIFEPSLMRIENLQFGRISYCGFNPEIEKLMKRHNTKVELDAAETKEKELGVEEEEMAIRYQSLFGTIAKKFSSKRDRGQIGENSNLEESHQKSKKRKFLKPADD